One window of the Arthrobacter sp. zg-Y919 genome contains the following:
- a CDS encoding GNAT family N-acetyltransferase produces the protein MVEQGHYPEYWEADVVLRDGGTGHLRPVSPSDAQALQAFHMRQSQSSIYLRFFTYKAKLTNKELERFTNVDYRNRVAFVITIGDEIIGIGRYDRLDDPTEAEVAFNISDDHQGRGLGSILLEHLAAAARENGIRRFSAEVLPENRKMIDVFADAGYEVRRHFDDGVIALDFNIDPTEKSLAVMEAREHRAEARSVADLLSPSSIAVIGASREWGSVGYQLLEHIIEGGFKGSVYAINPEAFELAGMISYSRIADVPETVQLAVIAVPYGQVLEVADECAAAGVKALLVVTAGFGPKGPEGLARQRDLVRRARAHGMRVVGPASLGLINTRPDVSLNASMAPALPKRGGLGLFSQSAAIGVLLYATAQRRALGLSSTISAGNRADVSGNDAMQYWEDDADTRVVAMYLESVGNPRKFSRLARRLARTKPVIVAKSDVTGLQLPPGHAVRTTQAPPGALDAMLRQSGVIRVSTNEQLIDVAQIAVSQPLPRGRRVAVFSNSAALGRVLADACTGLDLDITRLETDLALDTGMSVALPQLRRTVTEVLSDDAVDAGVVAILPAPGLRTEAIAAALAECVQATGKPLVAAFTGIVDPRAHVEGLLAADPDLPGGGLPCFSSPGAAVTALAAVVRYTEWANRDHGSFVEPAGVDSEGANAWIESLMDSVEGDTLTRLDPEQTAKLLEFYGVTVLPAVGFDTPDEAVAAADLLGWPVAVKTRDGHLRHRLDLGGVRLNIATPEALRTNIEQMHQALQRYGDFAMEVQSMAVSGQGCRIRAIEDPLLGPVISFGLAGDATALLDDWAHGVPPLTDRDISDLVRTPRAAAKLLGYQGLPEADIAGLEDLIARLAVLKDQHPQIALIEINPVLVSAGGVTVLSADIRLGHPQRRTDSARRAMRD, from the coding sequence ATGGTGGAGCAGGGACATTACCCCGAATATTGGGAAGCCGACGTCGTGTTGCGTGACGGAGGCACGGGCCATCTGCGGCCCGTTTCCCCCTCGGATGCACAGGCGCTGCAGGCGTTCCATATGCGGCAGTCACAGAGCTCCATCTATCTCCGGTTCTTCACTTACAAGGCTAAGCTCACCAACAAGGAGCTGGAGCGCTTCACCAACGTCGATTACCGGAACCGTGTGGCCTTTGTCATCACCATAGGTGACGAAATTATCGGCATCGGCCGCTACGACCGCCTGGACGATCCCACCGAAGCTGAGGTCGCCTTCAACATTTCCGACGACCACCAGGGCCGCGGACTGGGGTCCATCCTGCTGGAACACCTTGCCGCCGCCGCCCGGGAAAACGGCATCCGCCGCTTCTCCGCCGAGGTGCTGCCCGAAAACCGCAAGATGATCGACGTGTTCGCGGACGCCGGGTACGAGGTCCGACGGCACTTTGACGACGGCGTGATCGCCCTGGACTTCAATATCGACCCCACGGAGAAGTCGCTGGCGGTCATGGAAGCCCGCGAGCACCGGGCCGAGGCCCGCAGCGTCGCGGACCTGCTCTCGCCGTCGTCTATCGCCGTCATCGGTGCCAGCCGCGAATGGGGTTCGGTGGGGTACCAGCTCCTGGAACACATCATCGAAGGCGGCTTCAAGGGTTCGGTGTATGCCATCAATCCGGAAGCCTTCGAACTGGCCGGCATGATCTCCTACAGCCGGATCGCCGATGTGCCGGAAACCGTCCAGCTGGCCGTTATTGCCGTCCCGTACGGGCAGGTCCTCGAAGTAGCGGATGAATGCGCCGCAGCGGGTGTGAAGGCCCTGCTGGTGGTCACCGCGGGCTTCGGCCCTAAGGGACCCGAGGGCCTGGCCCGGCAGCGTGACCTGGTCCGCCGGGCCCGCGCGCACGGCATGCGGGTGGTCGGGCCGGCGTCGCTGGGCCTGATCAACACGCGGCCGGATGTGTCCCTGAACGCTTCCATGGCGCCGGCCCTGCCCAAGCGCGGGGGACTGGGGCTGTTCAGCCAGTCGGCTGCCATCGGCGTGCTGCTGTACGCCACCGCCCAGCGACGTGCCCTCGGCTTGTCCTCCACCATCTCCGCGGGCAACCGGGCCGATGTCTCCGGCAATGACGCCATGCAGTACTGGGAGGACGACGCCGATACGCGGGTTGTCGCGATGTACCTCGAGTCGGTGGGCAACCCGCGTAAGTTCTCCCGGCTGGCCCGCCGGCTGGCCCGTACCAAACCGGTCATTGTCGCCAAGTCGGACGTCACCGGGCTCCAGCTTCCGCCGGGCCACGCCGTGCGGACCACGCAGGCGCCTCCCGGTGCACTGGACGCGATGCTGCGCCAATCCGGCGTCATCCGGGTGAGCACCAACGAACAGCTGATCGACGTGGCCCAGATTGCCGTCAGCCAGCCGCTGCCGCGCGGACGCCGGGTGGCCGTGTTCAGCAATTCGGCAGCGCTGGGCCGGGTCCTGGCCGATGCGTGCACCGGGCTCGACCTGGACATCACCCGCCTGGAGACGGATCTGGCCCTGGACACGGGCATGAGCGTCGCCCTGCCGCAGCTGCGCCGTACGGTCACCGAGGTACTGTCCGACGACGCCGTGGACGCCGGCGTCGTCGCGATCCTCCCGGCGCCGGGACTGCGGACCGAAGCGATAGCGGCGGCCCTGGCTGAATGCGTGCAGGCAACCGGCAAGCCGCTGGTTGCGGCCTTTACCGGCATCGTGGATCCCCGGGCCCACGTCGAGGGCCTGCTTGCCGCCGACCCCGATCTTCCAGGGGGAGGCCTGCCATGCTTCAGCAGCCCCGGAGCAGCAGTCACCGCCCTGGCGGCAGTGGTGCGCTACACCGAATGGGCCAACCGGGACCACGGCAGCTTCGTTGAACCGGCCGGCGTGGACTCCGAGGGAGCAAACGCCTGGATCGAATCACTGATGGACAGCGTGGAAGGGGACACCCTGACCCGGCTGGACCCGGAGCAGACGGCCAAGCTGCTGGAGTTCTACGGCGTCACCGTACTGCCCGCGGTCGGTTTCGACACACCTGACGAAGCCGTGGCCGCCGCAGACCTGCTGGGCTGGCCCGTTGCGGTGAAGACCCGGGACGGGCACCTGCGCCACCGCCTGGATCTTGGCGGGGTGCGGCTGAACATCGCCACCCCCGAGGCGCTGCGGACCAATATCGAACAGATGCACCAGGCGCTGCAGCGTTATGGCGACTTCGCCATGGAGGTCCAGTCCATGGCTGTCAGCGGGCAGGGCTGCCGGATCCGCGCCATCGAAGATCCACTGCTGGGTCCGGTGATCTCCTTCGGCCTTGCCGGCGACGCGACCGCCCTGCTGGACGACTGGGCGCACGGTGTGCCGCCGCTGACGGACCGCGACATTTCCGATCTGGTGCGCACTCCCCGCGCCGCCGCGAAACTGCTCGGCTACCAGGGCCTGCCCGAAGCCGACATAGCGGGGCTGGAGGACCTGATCGCCCGGCTGGCTGTCCTCAAGGACCAGCACCCGCAGATTGCCCTGATCGAAATCAACCCGGTCCTGGTGTCGGCCGGCGGCGTGACGGTACTGAGTGCCGACATCCGGCTGGGCCACCCGCAGCGGCGTACCGACAGTGCCCGGCGGGCAATGCGAGACTGA
- a CDS encoding DUF3710 domain-containing protein, giving the protein MAFGRRKKSKAEDAAVETAAETAGETSTAETGSASDAGGAVQAPAAGGPYDLSERPSEEGYVDLGALRIAASQGLQLRLEVEEKTQRVVAVTLDLEGSSLQLQAFAAPRSETLWDDIREQIGTSVGSQGGTVDELTGTFGTELLAKVPAQAQDGSKGYRVARFVGVDGPRWFLRGVFGGPAAMNPDAAGPLEEVFRNVVVVRGEQPLPPRDLLQLRLPRDASPLPRAKDTAKPAAPERGPEITTIG; this is encoded by the coding sequence ATGGCATTTGGGCGCCGTAAGAAATCCAAGGCAGAGGACGCAGCTGTGGAAACAGCTGCGGAAACCGCCGGTGAGACATCCACGGCAGAGACCGGCTCCGCCAGTGACGCCGGTGGCGCCGTGCAGGCTCCGGCCGCAGGCGGTCCCTACGATCTGAGTGAGCGTCCCTCCGAGGAGGGCTACGTTGATCTGGGCGCACTCCGGATTGCAGCCTCCCAGGGCCTGCAGCTGCGGCTGGAAGTCGAGGAGAAGACCCAACGCGTGGTTGCCGTGACCCTGGACCTGGAAGGGTCCAGCCTCCAGCTGCAGGCTTTCGCCGCCCCGCGTTCGGAGACCCTCTGGGACGACATCCGTGAGCAGATCGGCACATCGGTCGGCTCCCAGGGCGGCACCGTGGACGAACTCACCGGCACTTTCGGCACCGAGCTGCTGGCCAAGGTTCCGGCCCAGGCCCAGGACGGGTCCAAGGGATACCGTGTGGCCCGCTTCGTTGGTGTCGACGGTCCCCGCTGGTTCCTGCGCGGCGTGTTCGGCGGTCCGGCAGCGATGAACCCGGATGCCGCCGGTCCGCTGGAGGAAGTCTTCCGCAATGTGGTTGTGGTCCGGGGCGAGCAGCCCCTGCCGCCGCGTGACCTGCTGCAGCTGCGGCTGCCCCGCGACGCGTCCCCGCTCCCGCGTGCCAAGGACACCGCAAAGCCGGCCGCGCCGGAGCGCGGCCCTGAAATCACGACGATCGGCTAG
- a CDS encoding NAD(P)-binding domain-containing protein, protein MTTIGILGAGQAGSTLARAAIAAGYDIVIANSRGPATLKGLVSELGPRARAASAADAAEAGAFAFTAFPYSPSDRLPVQELAGKVVIDNNNYMVWRDGNYPEVDSGRKTIHELRQEQLPDSKVAKAFSHIQFHERFSLRVPSDALPGLFRLARPAGAPDRKALVVSSNYPDAVELVTRFYDDLGFDAVDNSPLSESWRSAPGTPMWRHHVDGQSRAELIHNLQLAQRIESRLKERSAYRPG, encoded by the coding sequence GTGACCACCATCGGCATTCTTGGCGCCGGCCAGGCGGGAAGCACACTTGCCCGCGCGGCGATCGCAGCCGGTTATGACATCGTCATTGCCAACTCGCGGGGACCGGCGACACTGAAGGGACTCGTCAGTGAGCTGGGCCCGCGGGCGCGCGCCGCAAGCGCGGCCGATGCGGCGGAGGCAGGGGCCTTCGCGTTCACTGCTTTCCCGTACTCGCCCTCCGACCGGCTTCCGGTTCAGGAACTTGCGGGAAAGGTCGTGATCGACAACAACAATTACATGGTCTGGCGGGACGGAAACTATCCCGAGGTCGACTCGGGCCGCAAAACCATTCATGAGCTGCGCCAGGAGCAACTGCCGGACTCAAAGGTCGCCAAGGCGTTCTCGCACATCCAGTTCCACGAGCGTTTCTCCCTCAGGGTCCCCAGTGACGCGCTGCCGGGCCTGTTCCGCCTGGCGAGGCCGGCCGGAGCGCCGGACCGAAAGGCGTTGGTCGTCTCGAGCAACTACCCCGACGCCGTCGAGCTGGTGACCCGGTTCTACGACGATCTTGGGTTCGACGCCGTCGACAACAGTCCCTTGAGTGAATCGTGGCGCAGTGCGCCCGGCACCCCCATGTGGCGCCACCATGTCGACGGACAAAGCCGCGCCGAACTCATCCACAACCTGCAGTTGGCCCAGCGGATCGAAAGCCGGCTCAAGGAACGGTCTGCCTATCGCCCCGGCTGA
- a CDS encoding DUF3093 domain-containing protein → MSSPSAKSSADTVVYSERLTPSFGIWFIAAALAAACILVFIPISVGAGITAAVVAALILAVLLVISTPLIRVTPDTLQVGRAQIERRFIGKVEAFRGEDATMQRGPGLNATAYMCIRGWISPVVRIEITDPADRTPYWLTSTRRPEKLVEALTSGR, encoded by the coding sequence ATGTCATCCCCTTCTGCAAAGAGCTCCGCCGACACCGTGGTGTACAGCGAACGCCTCACGCCTTCCTTCGGAATCTGGTTCATTGCGGCCGCACTTGCCGCCGCCTGCATTCTGGTCTTTATACCCATCAGTGTCGGAGCCGGCATCACCGCGGCCGTCGTCGCCGCGCTCATCCTGGCCGTGCTGCTGGTGATCTCCACTCCCCTGATCCGGGTCACCCCTGACACCCTGCAGGTGGGCCGGGCGCAGATCGAGCGCCGCTTCATCGGCAAGGTCGAAGCCTTCCGCGGCGAAGACGCCACCATGCAGCGCGGTCCCGGACTCAACGCCACCGCCTACATGTGCATCCGGGGCTGGATTTCGCCGGTCGTCCGCATCGAAATCACCGACCCGGCGGACCGCACGCCGTACTGGCTCACGTCCACCCGCCGGCCCGAGAAGCTGGTCGAAGCACTCACTTCCGGCCGCTGA
- the dut gene encoding dUTP diphosphatase, translated as MKWKPEKLVQGAGTTLKVQLKMLDDGLEPPSYAHPGDAGADLRSRIDFTLAPGERQLIPTGVSLALPFGYAAFVHPRSGLATKHGVSIVNAPGTVDAGYRGEISVTLINTDLTQPVTLQRGDRIAQLVIQRVETAEFVPVDELPDSVRGAGGFGSTGGFTAVPA; from the coding sequence ATCAAATGGAAACCGGAGAAACTGGTGCAAGGTGCAGGGACAACCCTGAAGGTACAGCTCAAAATGCTCGACGACGGCCTGGAACCGCCGTCGTACGCGCACCCCGGCGATGCCGGAGCGGACCTCCGCTCCCGGATCGATTTCACCCTTGCTCCGGGGGAACGCCAACTGATTCCCACCGGTGTTTCGCTTGCTCTGCCTTTCGGCTACGCAGCGTTCGTACATCCCCGGTCCGGACTGGCCACCAAGCACGGGGTGAGCATCGTGAATGCGCCCGGCACCGTGGACGCGGGCTACCGCGGGGAAATTTCCGTCACCCTGATCAACACCGACCTCACGCAGCCGGTGACCCTGCAGCGCGGCGACCGGATTGCCCAGCTGGTGATCCAGCGGGTGGAAACCGCTGAATTTGTTCCCGTGGACGAGCTGCCGGATTCCGTCCGCGGCGCCGGCGGGTTCGGATCCACCGGTGGATTCACCGCCGTTCCGGCCTGA
- a CDS encoding DUF5998 family protein — MSPLLSAERRSLDASMERAGFYPTLLADVVHDALDGREPLSHLIHLETHFERTEVHRHITVLVLTEDMLVITHVDDQQLDDAGEQMMAQVSTESVPVTQIRSVVLGYMYAQPQNYKPSDPAREMTLAIAWSGGQRLDMGPAGCADPQCDADHGYTGNIAQEDIVLRVSAEADGAQAVQNAKAFARALRKVNTDTTAVPRPVDGGDPRQRMPGIGGRFNRAHPQR; from the coding sequence ATGTCGCCGTTACTTTCCGCTGAACGCCGCAGTCTTGACGCCTCCATGGAACGGGCAGGCTTCTATCCGACGCTTTTGGCCGACGTGGTCCACGATGCCCTGGACGGACGCGAACCGCTTTCCCACCTGATCCACCTTGAAACGCATTTTGAGCGTACCGAGGTGCACCGCCACATCACCGTCCTGGTCCTGACCGAGGACATGCTGGTGATCACACACGTGGATGACCAGCAGCTCGACGACGCCGGTGAGCAGATGATGGCGCAGGTCTCCACCGAGTCCGTACCCGTGACGCAGATCCGCTCGGTGGTGCTCGGGTACATGTATGCGCAGCCGCAGAACTACAAGCCGTCCGACCCGGCGCGTGAAATGACCCTCGCCATCGCCTGGTCCGGCGGACAGCGCCTGGACATGGGTCCGGCCGGCTGTGCGGATCCGCAGTGCGACGCGGACCACGGCTACACCGGAAACATTGCACAGGAGGACATTGTGCTCCGCGTCAGTGCGGAAGCGGACGGCGCGCAGGCGGTGCAGAACGCGAAGGCTTTCGCCCGCGCCCTGCGCAAGGTCAACACCGATACCACTGCGGTTCCCCGGCCGGTGGACGGCGGTGATCCCCGCCAGCGCATGCCCGGCATCGGGGGACGCTTCAACCGTGCCCACCCGCAGCGCTGA
- a CDS encoding nucleotide pyrophosphatase/phosphodiesterase family protein → MPTRSADTVAAIPSVPESLPAAPAYGNRSVADVLSSAAAVLGVPGYENRLSLPAARRVCVVMVDGLGLSLLRKRAGHAPFLKGFLPTARTLSASFPTTTVASLASLGTGLAPGRHGLVGYDVLDPEQDKVVNMLGSWDAGVDPLKWQPYPTILEKAAEHLPVATVSLPRFAESPLTRAALRGGTFIPATGVHARVSAAVDALAGADSMLMYLYWNELDKAGHRYGAASTEWGNELEELDSALKRLVARVPAGTLVLLTADHGMVDVPVTQRFDFSTQPALIDGVRHTAGEPRMVHLYLQPDAGSGALDRLKAAWQAAYGTRAWVFTRDEAVQAGYFGPGVDAAVLPRIGDLMIAAREPIALFDTRRVAATALDVTGQHGSLTRAECEVPLLVLAQPEQRKNKSSTTQGGK, encoded by the coding sequence GTGCCCACCCGCAGCGCTGACACCGTGGCAGCAATCCCCTCCGTCCCTGAATCCCTGCCCGCCGCGCCGGCCTATGGAAACCGTTCCGTAGCCGACGTGCTGTCCAGCGCTGCGGCGGTGCTGGGTGTGCCGGGCTATGAAAACCGGCTCTCCCTGCCCGCAGCCCGCCGGGTCTGCGTGGTTATGGTGGACGGGCTGGGCCTTTCACTGCTTCGGAAGCGTGCGGGCCACGCCCCGTTCCTCAAGGGTTTCCTGCCCACCGCCCGCACCCTCAGCGCGTCCTTCCCCACCACCACCGTGGCGTCACTGGCATCCCTGGGCACCGGGCTTGCCCCCGGCCGGCACGGACTGGTGGGCTACGACGTCCTGGATCCTGAACAGGACAAAGTGGTCAACATGCTCGGGTCCTGGGATGCAGGAGTCGATCCGTTGAAGTGGCAGCCCTATCCCACCATCCTCGAGAAGGCCGCTGAACACCTTCCGGTCGCCACGGTCAGCCTTCCCCGGTTCGCCGAGTCGCCGCTGACCCGTGCCGCGCTCCGGGGCGGCACGTTCATCCCGGCGACCGGTGTGCACGCCCGGGTATCCGCCGCCGTCGACGCCCTGGCCGGCGCGGACAGCATGCTTATGTACCTGTACTGGAACGAGCTGGACAAGGCCGGGCACCGGTACGGCGCGGCCTCTACGGAGTGGGGCAACGAGCTGGAAGAACTCGACAGTGCCCTGAAACGGCTCGTGGCCCGGGTACCGGCCGGCACCCTGGTGCTCCTGACCGCGGACCACGGCATGGTGGACGTTCCAGTGACGCAGCGGTTCGACTTCAGCACGCAGCCGGCACTGATCGACGGGGTCCGGCATACGGCGGGGGAGCCGCGGATGGTTCACCTGTATCTGCAACCGGATGCAGGCTCCGGTGCGCTTGACCGGCTTAAGGCCGCGTGGCAGGCCGCCTATGGCACCCGGGCCTGGGTTTTCACCCGGGACGAAGCCGTCCAGGCCGGCTATTTCGGGCCCGGGGTGGACGCTGCCGTGCTGCCCCGCATTGGTGACCTGATGATTGCCGCGCGCGAGCCCATTGCCCTGTTCGACACCCGCAGGGTCGCCGCCACGGCACTGGACGTCACGGGCCAGCACGGTTCCCTGACGCGTGCGGAGTGCGAGGTTCCCCTGCTCGTCCTCGCGCAGCCCGAACAACGTAAAAACAAGTCCTCCACGACGCAGGGCGGGAAGTAG
- the sepH gene encoding septation protein SepH has product MQDLRLVGVHEGGEHLLLSGKGGETFRLRIDEALRVAASRPTHRSAPQAAPSAGAGMSPRDIQARIRSGASAEEVAELSGHDLAHIRRYEGPVLAEREYVAGQARAVEVAAPMSATNDGYRSTFGENPVNLGDMVIHRLRSFGVDPDSVEWDAWRRPDGTWEVVARFALTEKSRVAIGEEPPARWIFSPLRKSVTNTNRWAQVLSELEPLDTPVPTRRLTAVADRVFDFEAEGGAPDTDGILDVLRSRRGQRLGSDEDGDDALASLLSKGTVPAAHPRDGSADTDEEDAKRPRTGRLTLAPSVDSTDTEDPVDPVALPGSVTQTREISVLARPFRRRPARTEEPAAADEPAADLPADPGPEVAEEAAPVEPASTARKNAGRDFPWDRLPNGGRGQRPEDADADKGEAKDEGSQERRSIKPKRSSVPSWDEIVFGTKGD; this is encoded by the coding sequence ATGCAGGATCTACGGCTGGTGGGTGTCCATGAAGGTGGCGAACATCTGCTGTTAAGCGGCAAGGGCGGGGAAACCTTCCGCCTTCGGATTGACGAAGCCCTCCGGGTGGCGGCCTCGCGTCCCACACACCGGTCCGCGCCGCAGGCTGCTCCGTCAGCAGGCGCCGGCATGAGCCCGCGGGATATCCAGGCCCGGATCCGCTCCGGTGCCAGCGCAGAAGAGGTGGCCGAACTTTCCGGCCACGACCTTGCCCACATCCGCCGCTACGAGGGTCCGGTCCTCGCCGAACGCGAATACGTCGCAGGGCAGGCCCGGGCCGTGGAAGTGGCAGCCCCGATGTCCGCCACCAACGACGGCTACCGCAGCACCTTCGGGGAGAACCCGGTAAACCTCGGGGACATGGTGATCCACCGGCTGCGCTCATTCGGTGTGGACCCGGATTCCGTCGAGTGGGACGCCTGGCGCCGCCCGGACGGCACCTGGGAAGTTGTGGCCCGCTTCGCGTTGACCGAGAAATCCCGCGTCGCCATCGGCGAAGAACCGCCCGCCCGCTGGATTTTCAGCCCGCTGCGCAAGAGCGTCACCAACACCAACCGCTGGGCACAGGTGCTCAGCGAACTGGAACCGCTGGACACCCCCGTGCCCACCCGCCGGCTCACCGCCGTCGCGGACCGCGTCTTCGATTTCGAAGCCGAAGGCGGCGCACCTGACACGGACGGGATCCTCGACGTCCTGAGGTCACGGCGCGGCCAGCGGCTGGGCAGCGACGAAGACGGCGACGACGCACTGGCGAGCCTGCTCTCCAAGGGCACCGTTCCTGCGGCACACCCGCGGGACGGCAGCGCCGACACAGACGAAGAGGATGCCAAGCGTCCGCGTACCGGCCGGCTTACCCTTGCACCGTCCGTCGACTCCACGGACACCGAGGACCCGGTTGATCCGGTGGCCCTTCCCGGAAGCGTGACCCAGACCCGCGAAATCAGCGTGCTGGCCCGTCCGTTCCGCCGCCGTCCGGCACGCACAGAGGAGCCGGCTGCCGCCGACGAGCCCGCTGCCGATCTGCCGGCAGACCCCGGGCCCGAGGTTGCGGAGGAAGCAGCACCTGTTGAACCGGCATCCACCGCACGGAAGAACGCCGGGCGCGATTTCCCCTGGGACCGCCTCCCCAACGGTGGACGGGGCCAGCGGCCGGAGGACGCCGACGCCGATAAGGGCGAAGCCAAGGATGAGGGCTCGCAGGAACGGCGCTCCATCAAACCGAAGCGCTCCTCGGTTCCCTCGTGGGACGAGATTGTCTTCGGCACCAAGGGCGACTAG
- a CDS encoding DUF4193 domain-containing protein has protein sequence MATDYDAPRKTEEEAGEEPVAALRTRRHDPQSAVVDEDEAEAADGYELPGADLSTEEVLVRILPAQADEFTCASCFLVRHRSQIALEKDGMLYCVDCRG, from the coding sequence ATGGCGACGGATTATGACGCCCCCCGCAAGACCGAGGAAGAGGCCGGCGAGGAGCCGGTAGCGGCGCTCCGGACCCGGCGTCACGACCCGCAGTCCGCGGTGGTGGACGAGGACGAGGCGGAGGCCGCCGACGGGTACGAGCTGCCTGGCGCGGACCTCTCCACCGAGGAGGTGCTGGTGCGCATCCTCCCTGCACAGGCGGACGAATTCACGTGTGCCTCCTGTTTCCTGGTCCGGCACCGTTCACAGATAGCCCTGGAAAAAGACGGAATGCTTTACTGCGTGGACTGCAGGGGGTAG
- a CDS encoding DUF3159 domain-containing protein yields the protein MSTPQQPDDGQPDLNQLAGQYAARSGVERRDDGQIDVLKSVGGVRGLAEAIVPGLLFTLLYTVGAELNLALGAAVAAAAVFSVANLVQRRPLMQSLTGVAGVAICAFVALRSGDGATFFVPGFYVNGAYILAFLVSIAVKWPVAGLLFGFIRGENLEWRTVPVRLRAYTWASWIIVAVFALRLAVQLPLYLAGNVAALGTMRLAMGVPLYALGLWLAWVVSKPSAIVPAAGSTGSASTAPPES from the coding sequence ATGAGCACACCCCAGCAGCCGGACGACGGCCAGCCGGACCTGAACCAGCTGGCCGGGCAGTACGCCGCCAGATCCGGCGTCGAACGCCGTGACGACGGACAGATCGACGTGCTCAAGTCCGTGGGCGGGGTCCGTGGACTGGCCGAGGCGATCGTTCCCGGGCTGCTGTTCACCCTGCTTTACACCGTCGGGGCGGAGCTGAACCTCGCGCTCGGAGCAGCCGTGGCAGCCGCTGCCGTCTTCTCGGTGGCCAACCTCGTTCAGCGGCGTCCCCTGATGCAGTCCCTGACGGGAGTGGCCGGGGTCGCCATCTGCGCCTTCGTGGCGCTGCGCAGTGGCGACGGGGCCACGTTCTTCGTTCCCGGGTTCTACGTGAACGGCGCGTACATCCTGGCGTTCCTGGTCTCCATCGCGGTGAAATGGCCCGTCGCCGGCCTGCTGTTCGGTTTCATCCGCGGCGAAAACCTGGAATGGCGTACCGTGCCCGTGCGGCTGCGCGCCTACACGTGGGCCAGCTGGATCATTGTGGCGGTCTTTGCCCTGCGCCTGGCCGTCCAGCTTCCGCTCTACCTGGCGGGCAATGTCGCAGCGCTGGGCACCATGCGCCTGGCCATGGGTGTTCCGCTCTACGCGCTCGGACTCTGGCTGGCATGGGTGGTTTCCAAGCCTTCGGCCATTGTGCCGGCCGCCGGTTCCACAGGTTCGGCTTCCACGGCCCCGCCGGAGTCCTGA
- a CDS encoding thymidine kinase, with translation MAELVFFSGTMDCGKSTLALQMDYNHSARGRGGILFSRNDRAGESMISSRLGLQTPAVEVRDDTDFWAEVRTCGESGHNVDYVICDEAQFYSAEQVEQLASIVDEMDIDVFAFGITSDFRTRLFPGSQRLVELADRMEVLQVRALCWCGRRATHNARTVDGVMVTEGDQVVVGDVESRTPAAAAETGHPPVEHEPLFEDRPLFDDQPLFDAGDLMGAEGTGSPAGTEAAGPVVGYETLCRRHYMRRVTAQQAAALEQAQGPVCSVESTAERFPL, from the coding sequence ATGGCCGAACTGGTCTTTTTCTCCGGCACCATGGACTGCGGCAAGTCGACGCTCGCACTCCAGATGGACTACAACCACAGTGCCCGCGGGCGCGGCGGGATCCTGTTCAGCCGCAATGACCGCGCAGGGGAATCGATGATTTCCAGCCGCCTCGGACTGCAGACTCCGGCCGTCGAAGTCCGTGATGACACGGATTTCTGGGCCGAGGTACGGACCTGCGGGGAATCCGGGCACAACGTGGACTACGTCATCTGCGATGAGGCACAGTTCTACAGCGCCGAACAGGTCGAGCAGCTGGCCTCCATCGTGGACGAAATGGACATTGACGTGTTTGCCTTCGGCATCACCTCCGACTTCAGGACGCGGCTCTTCCCCGGCTCGCAGCGCCTCGTGGAACTCGCAGACCGCATGGAGGTCCTCCAGGTGCGGGCCCTGTGCTGGTGCGGCCGGCGGGCGACCCACAACGCGCGGACCGTCGACGGCGTGATGGTGACCGAGGGGGACCAGGTGGTGGTGGGGGACGTCGAGTCCCGCACCCCTGCAGCCGCCGCCGAAACCGGCCACCCTCCGGTTGAGCATGAGCCCTTGTTCGAGGACCGGCCCTTATTCGACGATCAGCCCTTGTTCGACGCCGGCGACCTGATGGGTGCCGAAGGCACTGGATCCCCGGCGGGCACGGAGGCCGCAGGACCCGTAGTCGGCTATGAGACGCTCTGCCGCCGGCACTATATGCGCAGGGTTACGGCGCAGCAGGCGGCTGCCCTCGAGCAGGCCCAGGGGCCGGTGTGCTCCGTGGAATCCACGGCGGAGCGGTTCCCGCTTTAG